In a single window of the Gammaproteobacteria bacterium genome:
- a CDS encoding inosamine-phosphate amidinotransferase 1, translating into MSLVQVHNEWDPLEEILVGSPLHAALPLVDKGFEVIQQTSPDLFNALKPGPIPKKIIEETEEDILIFIDALQKAGICVRRPEPVEFKTTFRTLDWEANHYFSYCPRDILLAVGEMIIESPNVFRSRYFETIGYKNILIEYMKSGSKWITAPKPRLLDDIYNISDPNQSALLDLEPVFDAANILRAGKDILYLVSDSGNELGCLWLQTILGKQYRVHPCHNLYASMHIDTTISLLRPGLVLINPTRVREDNLPQFLKNWDLLICPEMVNYSYSDLAPASTPWLGMNLLMLNPHLAIVDQHQLPLIRLLEENDIQVIPALLRHGRTLGGGFHCITLDVRRKGKLENYA; encoded by the coding sequence ATGTCTTTAGTTCAAGTACACAATGAATGGGACCCTCTGGAGGAAATACTTGTGGGTTCTCCTTTACATGCAGCCCTACCTTTAGTGGACAAGGGTTTTGAAGTCATCCAACAGACATCTCCTGATTTATTTAATGCATTAAAACCGGGACCTATACCCAAAAAAATTATTGAGGAAACAGAGGAAGATATTCTTATATTTATAGATGCATTGCAAAAAGCTGGTATTTGCGTCCGAAGACCCGAGCCTGTCGAATTTAAAACCACTTTTAGAACATTAGATTGGGAAGCGAATCACTATTTTAGTTATTGCCCAAGAGATATTTTATTAGCTGTTGGAGAAATGATTATTGAATCACCCAATGTTTTTCGGTCTCGATATTTTGAAACCATAGGGTATAAGAATATCTTAATTGAATATATGAAGAGTGGATCCAAATGGATCACGGCTCCAAAGCCTAGGTTATTAGATGACATCTACAATATCTCTGATCCTAACCAATCGGCTTTGCTAGACTTAGAACCTGTTTTTGATGCAGCAAATATATTACGTGCGGGCAAAGACATCCTTTATTTGGTATCCGATTCTGGAAATGAATTGGGCTGCCTCTGGCTGCAAACCATTTTAGGAAAACAATACAGAGTACATCCTTGCCATAATCTCTACGCATCCATGCATATTGATACAACAATTAGCTTATTGAGACCGGGTCTTGTATTAATTAATCCGACGAGGGTTCGGGAAGATAATTTGCCTCAATTTCTAAAAAATTGGGATCTTTTAATATGCCCGGAAATGGTCAATTATAGTTATTCAGATCTGGCACCAGCTTCTACGCCTTGGTTAGGAATGAATTTATTAATGTTAAATCCACATTTAGCTATTGTAGATCAACATCAATTACCTTTAATTCGTCTTCTTGAAGAAAATGACATTCAAGTTATTCCAGCGTTGTTGCGACATGGTAGAACATTGGGCGGTGGATTTCATTGCATAACTTTAGATGTAAGAAGAAAAGGAAAGCTCGAAAATTATGCCTAA
- a CDS encoding ribbon-helix-helix protein, CopG family has protein sequence MPTKNPRINITLEESIAGLLVQLAEQEHKSVSNIAKELVLEALERREDMVLSAIAKVRDVTKSKRIKHDDAWK, from the coding sequence ATGCCGACTAAAAATCCGAGAATTAATATTACACTTGAAGAATCAATAGCAGGGTTGCTTGTTCAGTTAGCGGAACAGGAACATAAATCAGTTTCTAATATTGCTAAGGAACTTGTTTTAGAAGCTTTGGAACGTCGCGAAGATATGGTTCTTTCCGCAATTGCTAAAGTCCGGGATGTTACAAAATCCAAAAGGATTAAACATGACGACGCCTGGAAATAA
- a CDS encoding NAD(P)-dependent alcohol dehydrogenase, with translation MNTKGIAAFSANEPLAPYSFERRELKEHDVLIDIHYCGICHSDIHIVRNEWEGVKYPVVPGHEITGIVSGVGPKVTKYKVGDPVGVGCFVDSCRHCTNCEQHLEQYCLNGANFTYNSLESDGKTPTQGGYSNHIVVDENYVLSIPPSLPLDKASPLLCAGITMYSPLKHWNAGPHKKIGIIGFGGLGHVGVKIANALGAEVTVFSQSNKKRDDALKMGAHQFISTENKEIFQQYANSFDLIINTVSADIDMANYFGLLKLDGVLVVVGLPEKSLSIHPFPLVLMRRSYAGSLIGSINETQEMLDFCAQHNITSEIELIAPSQVNEAYDRVIKSDVRYRFVIDMAQI, from the coding sequence ATTAACACAAAAGGCATAGCAGCATTCTCTGCTAACGAACCCCTCGCTCCCTATTCGTTCGAACGTAGAGAACTTAAAGAGCATGATGTTCTCATCGATATCCATTATTGTGGGATATGCCACTCAGATATCCACATCGTACGCAATGAATGGGAAGGCGTGAAATACCCCGTCGTTCCTGGGCACGAAATTACAGGTATTGTGAGTGGTGTCGGTCCTAAAGTGACTAAATATAAAGTGGGAGATCCAGTGGGCGTAGGGTGTTTTGTCGATTCGTGTCGACACTGCACGAACTGCGAGCAACACCTTGAGCAATATTGTCTGAATGGCGCTAATTTTACTTACAATAGTTTGGAGTCTGATGGAAAAACCCCGACACAAGGTGGTTATTCAAACCATATCGTGGTCGATGAAAATTACGTGCTTAGCATTCCCCCTTCCCTTCCTCTAGATAAAGCTTCTCCTCTCCTTTGTGCTGGTATCACCATGTATTCTCCTTTAAAACATTGGAACGCTGGACCTCATAAAAAAATTGGCATAATAGGTTTTGGTGGGCTGGGGCACGTTGGCGTTAAAATTGCCAATGCTTTAGGTGCAGAAGTGACTGTTTTCAGTCAATCTAATAAAAAACGCGATGATGCTTTAAAAATGGGCGCACACCAATTCATTTCTACAGAGAACAAAGAAATATTCCAACAGTACGCCAATTCTTTTGATTTAATTATTAATACGGTTTCAGCCGATATTGATATGGCAAATTATTTCGGACTTTTAAAGCTGGATGGGGTTTTAGTTGTTGTCGGGCTACCAGAAAAATCACTTTCCATTCATCCTTTCCCACTTGTTTTAATGCGACGTAGTTATGCGGGGTCTTTAATTGGCTCCATCAACGAAACCCAAGAAATGCTCGACTTCTGCGCCCAACATAATATCACATCAGAAATCGAGCTTATTGCGCCCAGTCAAGTGAATGAAGCTTATGATCGTGTCATAAAAAGCGATGTACGTTACCGTTTCGTAATTGATATGGCGCAGATTTAA
- a CDS encoding porin family protein, whose translation MKRIFKFAILFLFSSTCSANVFSIQKPTWFAKFDAGFAWSSNSGISNPDPSFWDAANQGYDANLGNRSFASIGLGATLNEYLNLDIDYTRYATFNYQQYQTGSSVTPGFSGNARTRFFDLNVQSVLLNLTAHPNPNQFGLHFYNLVIYPFASLGAGVGINRMSNFHTVAYNTVATSGVVSSLGKDTTQNTFAWQGSLGLTFAPVQSYLAADIGYRYYDGGDFQSPNQIMANSPFEAGTLISAPRWQGKLKTNQIFLVIRFLAT comes from the coding sequence ATGAAAAGAATTTTTAAATTTGCTATCTTGTTTTTATTTAGCTCTACGTGCTCTGCTAATGTTTTTTCAATTCAAAAACCTACATGGTTTGCAAAGTTTGACGCAGGTTTTGCCTGGAGTAGTAATTCAGGAATTTCCAATCCAGACCCTTCTTTTTGGGATGCAGCTAATCAAGGTTACGATGCAAATTTAGGAAATCGTAGTTTTGCATCAATAGGCCTGGGTGCCACCTTAAATGAATATTTAAATTTAGACATAGACTATACCCGTTACGCGACTTTTAATTATCAACAATATCAAACAGGGTCTAGCGTAACACCAGGCTTTAGTGGAAATGCGCGCACACGCTTTTTTGATTTAAATGTACAAAGTGTTTTACTTAATTTAACCGCACATCCCAATCCTAATCAATTTGGACTCCATTTCTATAATTTGGTTATCTATCCCTTTGCAAGTTTGGGAGCGGGCGTAGGTATCAATCGCATGAGTAATTTTCATACGGTTGCATATAATACAGTAGCGACTTCGGGCGTGGTTTCTTCTCTTGGTAAAGATACCACCCAAAACACTTTTGCATGGCAAGGATCGTTGGGTCTCACCTTCGCGCCCGTCCAAAGTTATCTCGCAGCGGATATTGGTTATCGTTATTATGATGGCGGAGATTTTCAAAGTCCCAATCAAATAATGGCAAATTCACCCTTCGAAGCCGGCACCTTAATTTCAGCGCCGCGATGGCAAGGTAAATTAAAAACCAATCAAATATTTCTTGTTATCCGATTCTTAGCCACATAG
- a CDS encoding manganese efflux pump, which yields MNVASTLLLAFAMSADAFAAAVGSGAALHKPSFREAIRTGTIFGLIEGTTPIVGWLAGKAAYTYISEWDHWIAFTLLTLLGLRLIFFAFKTSKSKKQKLNKNTLGMLLLTGFSTSIDAMVVGVSLALINAHILWTALAIGLTTTLMVTVGVMVGRLLGVAFGKGAEIMGGIILVGMGSTILYTHLTGV from the coding sequence ATGAATGTTGCATCAACCCTATTACTTGCGTTTGCAATGTCTGCAGATGCTTTTGCTGCAGCAGTAGGAAGCGGTGCAGCTCTTCATAAGCCTTCCTTTCGCGAAGCGATCAGGACCGGTACGATATTTGGATTGATTGAAGGCACCACACCTATCGTAGGTTGGTTGGCAGGTAAAGCTGCGTATACTTATATTTCTGAATGGGATCATTGGATTGCATTTACACTGCTCACCCTACTTGGTTTACGTTTAATATTTTTTGCTTTTAAAACTTCAAAATCAAAAAAACAAAAATTGAATAAGAATACTTTAGGGATGCTCTTACTTACCGGGTTTTCTACCAGTATTGATGCAATGGTTGTGGGCGTGAGCCTTGCATTGATTAACGCCCACATTTTATGGACGGCATTGGCCATTGGTTTAACCACAACCTTAATGGTAACGGTGGGCGTTATGGTGGGTCGTTTGCTGGGCGTAGCATTTGGGAAAGGTGCAGAAATAATGGGGGGTATTATTCTTGTCGGGATGGGCAGTACGATACTTTATACTCACTTAACTGGCGTATAA
- a CDS encoding dienelactone hydrolase family protein, whose translation MFTQYLKLAFTFIFIFLTHSSRAASPNDYIFDPKDAAHTLYVPEGKGPFPAILLLHASTGVVKVNHEWAAMLKNHGYVVYIIDSFKPRGWTDRESVGWEKATGAQLSDIAPAYRYLSHLPNVKANRIGILGFSMGGFDVLRVMEKPNYNLQDYQNIPFQVAVSFYGVCHRLAAEAKLRGPTMVFIGDNDDRATTQDCKELIKRSYLHNESTFIKIYKNALHGFDNFEFPPSKEVVDEKGEHYHVGYNHQASQLAINDLPKFLDRYLK comes from the coding sequence ATGTTTACACAATATTTAAAATTGGCATTCACTTTTATATTTATTTTTTTAACTCATTCTAGTCGAGCCGCGAGCCCAAACGATTATATTTTTGATCCTAAAGATGCAGCCCATACATTATATGTACCCGAAGGAAAAGGCCCATTTCCAGCTATACTTTTGCTACATGCAAGCACAGGCGTTGTAAAAGTTAATCATGAGTGGGCAGCAATGTTGAAAAATCACGGTTATGTCGTATACATTATTGATAGCTTTAAGCCGCGTGGATGGACGGATCGTGAGTCGGTGGGTTGGGAAAAGGCAACGGGTGCGCAACTTTCTGATATAGCACCTGCCTATCGCTATCTTAGTCATTTACCCAACGTTAAAGCGAATCGTATTGGAATTTTAGGCTTTTCTATGGGTGGATTTGATGTGTTGCGCGTAATGGAAAAGCCTAATTATAACCTACAGGATTATCAAAACATTCCTTTCCAAGTGGCTGTTTCATTTTATGGCGTATGTCATCGCCTTGCCGCCGAAGCTAAATTACGAGGTCCAACAATGGTATTTATTGGTGACAATGATGATCGTGCAACGACGCAAGATTGTAAAGAACTCATAAAACGCAGTTATTTACATAATGAATCTACATTTATTAAAATTTATAAAAATGCATTACATGGATTCGATAATTTTGAATTTCCACCGAGCAAAGAAGTTGTGGATGAAAAAGGTGAACATTATCACGTCGGATATAACCATCAGGCAAGCCAATTGGCAATAAATGATTTGCCAAAATTTTTGGATCGCTATTTAAAATAA
- a CDS encoding TraM recognition domain-containing protein: MRKDRLLCTPALRFSGFAKVLGKFVINNIKAVIDRQKGDKKIFAIFDEYSVFTSEQSLNLVNMGREKGLHAVFGTQGLAKLEKTDPTFQKQFMNCVNTLLGHLLNDQESAESVCNWVGTTDTFSLTVQLNLNEA, translated from the coding sequence ATACGTAAAGACAGATTACTGTGCACTCCCGCGCTGCGATTTTCAGGCTTTGCTAAAGTCCTCGGTAAGTTCGTTATTAATAACATTAAGGCCGTAATTGATAGGCAAAAAGGGGATAAGAAAATATTCGCTATCTTCGATGAATATTCAGTTTTTACTAGTGAGCAAAGTTTAAATTTAGTAAATATGGGCAGAGAAAAAGGATTGCACGCAGTTTTTGGTACCCAAGGCTTAGCGAAGTTAGAAAAAACGGATCCAACCTTTCAAAAACAATTTATGAATTGTGTTAATACGTTGCTAGGCCACCTTCTAAACGATCAGGAAAGCGCAGAGTCAGTGTGTAATTGGGTAGGAACAACTGATACATTTAGTTTAACCGTTCAACTTAATTTAAATGAAGCTTAA
- a CDS encoding Gfo/Idh/MocA family oxidoreductase, translated as MKYKRLRLGLIGGGIDSMIGPIHRYAARLDNCYELVGGAFSRDKNKSLHLGEELGLDETRIYKDYRDLIQQEATLSPQARFEVIGILTPNADHFPIAKALMEADYHLILEKPITTRLTDAIELQCLAESYKRLCCVTYTYAGYPMIKEAKHLIQIGKIGKVKRININFSQDWLLDYVDKTNKQAKWRQDPALGGIAGTMGDIGVHAFHLAEYISGLEVTEIAAELNTFVPQRNLDDDGVVLLHFNNGAKGTLNASQVLCGDKANLMVTVCGEKGTILWEHAHANKLNLYRKNHHHEILHAGKDNADLSAITLHNCRLPAGHPEGLIEAFANHYRNFALSIQSLKEGSKSKMEYDDYPKLAEGVRSLAFIEAAVLSSQNKGKWTNLF; from the coding sequence ATGAAATATAAACGTCTACGTTTAGGATTAATTGGTGGTGGTATCGACTCAATGATTGGCCCTATTCATCGTTACGCTGCGAGATTAGATAATTGCTATGAATTAGTGGGCGGAGCCTTTAGTCGTGATAAAAATAAATCACTCCATTTAGGAGAAGAATTAGGTCTTGATGAAACGCGTATTTACAAAGATTACCGTGACTTAATCCAGCAAGAAGCTACTCTTTCTCCCCAAGCACGGTTTGAAGTCATAGGAATTTTAACACCTAATGCTGACCACTTTCCAATTGCAAAAGCGTTAATGGAGGCAGATTATCATCTCATTTTAGAAAAACCGATCACCACGCGTTTAACAGATGCCATAGAACTTCAGTGCTTAGCTGAATCTTATAAACGCTTATGCTGTGTAACCTATACTTATGCTGGTTATCCAATGATTAAAGAAGCTAAACACCTTATACAAATAGGTAAAATTGGCAAGGTCAAACGCATCAATATTAATTTTTCTCAAGACTGGTTATTGGATTATGTAGATAAGACTAATAAGCAAGCAAAATGGCGTCAAGATCCAGCGCTTGGCGGAATAGCTGGGACAATGGGTGATATTGGAGTCCATGCATTTCATTTAGCAGAATATATAAGTGGTTTAGAAGTAACAGAAATTGCCGCTGAACTTAATACTTTTGTACCGCAAAGAAATTTAGATGATGATGGTGTTGTTTTATTACACTTTAATAATGGCGCAAAAGGTACATTAAATGCATCGCAAGTTCTGTGCGGAGATAAAGCTAATTTAATGGTTACCGTGTGCGGAGAAAAAGGAACAATATTGTGGGAACATGCGCACGCTAATAAACTTAATCTTTACAGAAAAAATCATCATCATGAAATTTTACATGCTGGAAAAGATAATGCTGATTTAAGTGCAATAACATTACATAATTGTCGATTGCCAGCAGGCCATCCGGAAGGATTAATTGAAGCTTTTGCAAATCATTATCGCAATTTTGCCTTGAGCATACAGTCACTCAAAGAAGGTAGCAAAAGCAAAATGGAGTATGATGATTATCCAAAATTAGCAGAAGGAGTGCGCAGTCTTGCGTTTATCGAAGCAGCCGTCCTTTCCAGTCAAAATAAGGGGAAATGGACGAACCTATTTTAG
- a CDS encoding bifunctional transcriptional activator/DNA repair protein Ada yields the protein MLTSKKIKEYYQALLSKNSEYEGVFYVGVKTTGVFCRPSCPARKPKFENCEFFVTAKEALLASFRPCQRCQPLSHPNQVSPIVQMLVKAIEDHPEKRWKEQDFRALSIDVSTARRQFKQRFGMTLIEYARTRRMGLALKNIKEGKTIIDAQCSAGYESGSGFRDAFSRIMGAPPTRANNLILKAAWLDTQLGPMVALADDTGLYLLEFIDRRGLENEIKRLRKKLNAAIIPGETPTIKSIETELIDYFNGKSFYFKTPVHLIGSAFQKSVWQTLIKIPPGETRSYLQIAVSLKKPTAFRAVALANGANQLAIIVPCHRVINTNGELGGYGGGLPRKQWLLEHEKKISENQNK from the coding sequence ATGCTAACTTCTAAAAAAATAAAGGAATATTATCAAGCTTTACTTAGTAAAAATTCTGAGTATGAAGGTGTATTTTATGTTGGGGTTAAAACCACGGGTGTATTTTGCCGACCCTCTTGTCCAGCCCGAAAACCCAAATTTGAGAATTGTGAATTCTTTGTAACAGCCAAAGAAGCATTACTGGCTTCTTTTAGACCTTGTCAACGCTGTCAGCCCTTATCACATCCCAACCAAGTTTCACCGATTGTCCAAATGTTAGTAAAAGCGATTGAAGATCATCCCGAAAAAAGGTGGAAAGAACAAGATTTTCGCGCTTTGTCTATCGATGTATCAACTGCCCGCAGACAATTTAAGCAACGTTTTGGCATGACATTGATAGAATATGCAAGAACAAGACGCATGGGATTGGCCCTAAAAAATATTAAAGAGGGTAAAACAATTATTGATGCTCAATGTTCTGCCGGCTATGAATCCGGCAGTGGGTTTCGCGATGCTTTTTCAAGAATTATGGGAGCACCGCCAACACGGGCTAACAATCTTATTTTAAAAGCAGCGTGGTTGGATACTCAACTGGGCCCTATGGTTGCCCTTGCTGATGATACAGGTTTATATTTACTAGAGTTCATTGATCGACGCGGTTTAGAAAATGAAATTAAACGTTTGCGAAAGAAACTCAATGCAGCCATCATTCCTGGCGAAACCCCAACCATTAAAAGTATTGAGACTGAACTCATTGATTATTTTAATGGAAAGAGTTTTTACTTCAAAACGCCTGTGCATTTAATCGGCTCAGCTTTTCAAAAAAGTGTATGGCAAACATTGATAAAAATTCCCCCCGGTGAAACACGCTCATATTTGCAAATTGCAGTCTCATTAAAAAAACCTACAGCTTTTCGCGCAGTAGCACTTGCTAACGGGGCAAATCAGTTAGCTATTATTGTTCCTTGTCACCGCGTCATCAATACTAATGGAGAGCTTGGGGGGTATGGTGGAGGATTGCCTCGCAAACAATGGTTGTTGGAACACGAGAAAAAAATTTCGGAAAATCAAAATAAATAA
- a CDS encoding DUF423 domain-containing protein, translated as MNFILLIGAILGLLSVIIAAYVDHYLGLHLTGKSLNGMLTALRYHQLYAIVICIIGLSLPGQVSDRIKFWLTTSAYTFSLGILLFSFSIYLSSIFHIRGIVYLTPVGGVLLMTGWALLIRSALWKMK; from the coding sequence ATGAACTTCATTTTATTGATAGGTGCCATTTTGGGGTTGTTGTCAGTTATCATCGCAGCTTATGTTGATCACTATTTAGGATTGCATTTGACCGGTAAAAGCTTAAACGGCATGTTAACTGCGCTGCGCTACCATCAACTGTATGCCATTGTTATCTGTATAATAGGTTTATCATTACCAGGGCAAGTTAGTGATCGAATTAAGTTTTGGCTGACAACTTCTGCTTACACATTTTCACTTGGAATTTTATTATTTAGTTTTAGTATCTATCTTTCATCTATATTTCATATTCGAGGGATAGTCTACCTTACCCCCGTTGGCGGCGTATTGTTGATGACAGGATGGGCGCTTTTGATAAGATCAGCTTTGTGGAAAATGAAATAA
- a CDS encoding M24 family metallopeptidase: MQNIDNLIKKTNLYTAQNQQGDAIVTVSLFAQKILGDIVNIIQPGVSESQATATAHIIFKEYGIEKLWHRPLIRFNQNTLCTFKDRPTKDYILQSEDIAFVDIGIVKDGIEGDVGKTIVFGTNKEFLHLKNISELLFQEALHFWRAQNPTGIKLYEFIYAQAQKYGVLFNLSPAGHLIGAFPHTHAWTKGANLYPEKLSAKGWILEIQIKSLTQPYGAFYEGLLN; encoded by the coding sequence ATGCAAAATATCGATAACTTGATTAAAAAAACCAATCTTTACACCGCACAAAATCAACAGGGAGATGCTATTGTTACAGTATCTCTTTTTGCACAAAAAATTCTAGGAGACATTGTCAACATAATTCAGCCAGGTGTCAGCGAATCCCAAGCGACTGCTACGGCACATATCATATTTAAAGAATATGGCATTGAAAAATTATGGCATCGTCCCCTCATTCGTTTTAATCAAAATACCTTATGTACTTTTAAGGATAGACCCACTAAAGATTATATTTTACAGAGCGAAGATATTGCATTCGTCGATATCGGTATTGTTAAAGATGGCATCGAAGGCGATGTGGGAAAAACGATTGTATTTGGGACTAATAAAGAATTTTTACATTTGAAAAATATAAGTGAACTTCTTTTTCAAGAAGCCCTTCACTTTTGGCGAGCTCAAAATCCAACTGGAATCAAATTGTATGAATTTATTTACGCCCAAGCTCAAAAATACGGTGTATTATTTAATTTATCTCCAGCCGGTCATTTAATTGGTGCTTTCCCTCACACTCATGCTTGGACAAAAGGCGCGAATCTCTATCCTGAAAAATTATCCGCGAAAGGATGGATTTTGGAAATCCAAATTAAAAGTTTGACACAACCCTACGGGGCTTTTTATGAGGGATTGTTGAATTAA
- a CDS encoding type II toxin-antitoxin system RelE/ParE family toxin produces the protein MTTPGNKSYQIEYLVSVVNEDIPDLPKVVRNTIKKAIEERLMVDPIGFGKPLRYSLRGHRRLRVSDYRIVYRIDAENHLVIIIAIKHRKDVYEEF, from the coding sequence ATGACGACGCCTGGAAATAAATCATATCAAATTGAATACCTTGTTTCCGTTGTTAATGAAGATATTCCTGATCTCCCCAAAGTAGTAAGAAACACTATTAAAAAAGCAATCGAAGAACGACTCATGGTCGATCCTATTGGCTTTGGCAAGCCTTTACGCTACAGCTTAAGAGGCCATCGACGTTTACGCGTAAGTGATTATCGTATCGTATATCGCATCGATGCAGAAAACCATCTTGTGATTATCATTGCTATTAAACATCGTAAAGATGTGTATGAAGAATTTTAA
- a CDS encoding ThuA domain-containing protein, with product MISSPKTFSQPLRVIVWSEGTEPKTVYPKGINGAIGDFLAQEKDLEVTTATLTDDDYGVSQSRLNRTDVLIWFGHKKHDEIPDEVADRIKLQVENKGMKLIALHSSHFSKAFKSILNHSGAWADYRDTGESETIKIVDAKHPIAEGVSDFIIPHTEIYDEPFQVPEPQSVIAKGTWVSGSTSREIMTWTVGKGSVVYIRAGHEDYPIFFMPPMQRLITNAVYWKAQ from the coding sequence ATGATTTCTTCACCTAAGACATTTAGTCAACCCCTACGCGTCATTGTATGGTCAGAGGGTACAGAACCTAAAACGGTTTATCCTAAAGGTATCAATGGTGCAATTGGTGATTTTCTAGCACAAGAAAAAGATTTAGAAGTGACAACTGCAACTCTCACCGATGATGACTACGGCGTCAGTCAATCTAGGTTAAATCGCACGGATGTGCTCATTTGGTTTGGACATAAAAAGCATGATGAAATTCCGGATGAAGTTGCGGATCGCATTAAGCTACAAGTGGAAAATAAAGGGATGAAATTGATTGCATTGCATTCATCACATTTTTCCAAAGCTTTTAAAAGTATTTTAAATCATAGCGGCGCATGGGCAGATTATAGAGATACGGGGGAGTCTGAAACAATTAAAATTGTTGATGCAAAACATCCCATCGCGGAAGGGGTCAGTGATTTTATCATTCCTCATACTGAAATTTATGACGAGCCTTTTCAAGTTCCAGAACCGCAGAGCGTCATCGCGAAAGGAACTTGGGTGAGTGGATCGACGAGTCGTGAAATTATGACTTGGACGGTAGGCAAAGGGTCGGTAGTCTATATCCGAGCAGGCCACGAAGATTACCCCATTTTTTTTATGCCCCCAATGCAGCGACTTATTACCAATGCAGTTTATTGGAAAGCTCAATAA
- a CDS encoding MarR family transcriptional regulator: protein MPFKLDEHTGVLIKKAARLFERVANMNLDELGVTYAQTIFLVRLWEKDGQTQNQLTQSAGLKQPTVVRTLDRMERDKLIKRVRNKEDKRSYHFYLTERAKQACKKLEGQGKTMQEISTGNFNDRDIKKLNQQLLTVINNLQTFITKHDGEI, encoded by the coding sequence ATGCCATTTAAGCTTGATGAACATACCGGCGTTTTAATAAAAAAGGCGGCGCGATTATTTGAGCGCGTCGCTAATATGAATTTAGATGAGCTTGGTGTGACGTATGCGCAAACTATCTTTCTTGTTCGTTTATGGGAAAAAGATGGACAAACTCAAAATCAGTTGACTCAAAGTGCTGGTTTAAAGCAGCCAACCGTCGTACGCACATTAGATCGCATGGAGCGAGATAAGTTAATTAAGCGTGTTCGCAACAAAGAAGATAAACGAAGTTATCACTTTTACCTCACTGAGAGAGCAAAGCAAGCGTGTAAAAAATTGGAAGGTCAAGGCAAAACGATGCAAGAAATTTCGACGGGTAATTTTAATGATCGCGATATCAAAAAACTTAACCAACAGCTCTTGACAGTGATCAATAATTTACAAACATTTATTACGAAACATGACGGAGAAATATAG
- a CDS encoding DUF962 domain-containing protein — MNYPKNNLKQYQAYHTQFITFVTHFFGIPLLFIALQIMISLGFYRSLFFFPLHWLGLCFLIPVYFSYSILFGSVTLIYLSLLTYVATYLSVNFPSPCFLCFTFFLAGVLLQVYGHQCEGNKPALLDNLAYVFIAPLFLMVEIPSRLKESLKNLKKS, encoded by the coding sequence ATGAACTATCCAAAAAATAACTTAAAACAATATCAAGCTTACCATACGCAATTTATAACTTTTGTGACCCATTTTTTTGGCATTCCGCTGCTATTTATCGCTTTGCAAATCATGATTAGTTTAGGTTTTTATCGAAGTTTATTTTTCTTTCCACTTCATTGGCTAGGGTTATGTTTTCTTATACCAGTTTATTTTTCTTATTCTATTTTGTTTGGGAGTGTCACGCTCATTTATCTTAGTTTATTAACTTATGTCGCAACATATCTTAGTGTTAATTTCCCATCGCCCTGTTTCCTATGTTTTACTTTTTTCCTTGCGGGCGTTCTATTGCAAGTTTATGGCCATCAATGTGAAGGTAATAAACCTGCTTTATTAGATAATTTAGCGTACGTCTTCATCGCTCCTTTGTTTCTTATGGTGGAAATTCCTAGCAGATTGAAGGAGAGTCTTAAAAACCTTAAAAAATCATAA